The following proteins are co-located in the Oligoflexia bacterium genome:
- a CDS encoding putative DNA-binding domain-containing protein: MNLAEIQKEFWKYLSSYNKLPNLIKNSVENSKDFTIDERLAVYGNAYLWRLQEAIAMDFPILGHFMGHDQLMNAIKDYLEVNPSEYFSISRASAKFPYFLKTHPIIGSYVWADELAQFEWAKVSLFENLDHGILTKSELIKIPTEKWPTLKFKLIPNLTIMHTTYRIEELSEESELDIKLTPTPQSLKVWRKQEEVYFSTTSHEEEDLLMAIRAGNNFNEICSQFGIKYSETQAAQMVFNIITDWLDDEIIESITY, from the coding sequence GTGAATTTAGCAGAAATTCAAAAAGAGTTTTGGAAGTACCTATCCAGTTATAACAAGCTTCCCAATCTCATTAAAAATAGTGTCGAAAATTCAAAAGATTTTACTATCGATGAAAGACTTGCCGTTTATGGCAATGCCTATCTTTGGCGATTACAAGAGGCTATTGCCATGGACTTTCCAATTCTTGGTCATTTCATGGGCCATGATCAATTAATGAATGCCATTAAAGATTATCTAGAAGTGAACCCTTCTGAATACTTTTCTATTAGCCGCGCAAGCGCTAAGTTTCCGTACTTTTTAAAAACACATCCTATAATTGGATCATATGTTTGGGCAGATGAATTGGCGCAATTTGAATGGGCTAAGGTATCACTTTTTGAAAATCTTGATCATGGTATTTTAACCAAGTCAGAATTAATAAAAATTCCTACAGAGAAATGGCCCACACTAAAATTTAAACTTATTCCCAACCTTACTATTATGCATACCACCTACCGCATTGAAGAACTCAGTGAAGAAAGTGAATTAGATATAAAGTTAACACCCACCCCTCAAAGTCTTAAGGTATGGAGAAAACAAGAAGAAGTTTATTTTTCAACCACATCTCATGAAGAAGAAGACCTTCTCATGGCCATTCGGGCTGGAAACAATTTTAATGAAATATGCTCACAATTTGGGATCAAATACTCTGAAACTCAAGCCGCTCAAATGGTTTTTAACATCATAACCGACTGGCTCGATGATGAAATCATTGAAAGCATAACGTATTAA
- a CDS encoding DUF692 domain-containing protein, which produces MLGYGLGLRSPHYEEVLTNQPKVDWFEVISENFMNVGGQPRRILHSIRENYPVILHGVSMSLGAIEPLNKEYMKQLKILADEIQPQWMSDHLCWGSHGPHYAHDLLPLPYTEETLKHLTTRIQYVQDYLKRPFLVENVSSYLTYKESEMPEWYFLNELVTRSGCKLLLDINNIYVSSCNHDFNASEFLNALPKDCVGQFHLAGHLDLGKYVNDTHDHDVCDDVWDLYQIACERFAPVATMIERDDNIPEFIELLGEMNKSKEIQEKIRNEKNREFSRNSKRVLEVPIQL; this is translated from the coding sequence ATGCTAGGATATGGTTTAGGATTAAGATCACCACATTACGAAGAAGTACTAACTAACCAACCTAAAGTTGATTGGTTTGAAGTCATTTCTGAAAATTTCATGAACGTAGGTGGTCAGCCTCGTCGCATATTGCATTCAATTCGCGAAAACTATCCCGTTATTCTTCATGGTGTATCGATGTCTTTAGGAGCGATTGAACCGCTCAATAAAGAGTACATGAAACAACTCAAAATATTAGCTGATGAAATTCAACCTCAATGGATGTCGGATCATCTTTGTTGGGGAAGTCATGGCCCACACTATGCCCATGATTTACTTCCACTCCCCTACACAGAAGAAACACTCAAACATCTCACTACTCGCATTCAATATGTTCAAGATTATCTTAAAAGACCTTTTCTTGTAGAAAACGTTTCAAGCTACTTAACTTATAAAGAATCAGAAATGCCCGAATGGTATTTTTTAAATGAACTTGTCACAAGATCAGGCTGCAAACTTCTTTTAGATATTAATAATATTTATGTTAGTAGTTGCAATCATGATTTTAATGCGTCAGAGTTTTTAAACGCGCTCCCGAAAGATTGTGTCGGTCAATTTCATCTGGCAGGTCATTTAGATCTTGGAAAATACGTCAACGACACACATGACCACGATGTATGTGATGATGTATGGGATCTTTACCAAATAGCTTGCGAAAGATTTGCCCCAGTTGCGACGATGATTGAACGCGATGATAATATTCCAGAGTTTATAGAACTGCTTGGTGAAATGAACAAATCAAAAGAAATTCAAGAAAAAATCAGAAACGAGAAAAACCGTGAATTTAGCAGAAATTCAAAAAGAGTTTTGGAAGTACCTATCCAGTTATAA
- a CDS encoding methyltransferase domain-containing protein has product MNTLWHPSLIRTVVESLQHIFVDQFYADKVINHAFKANRKLGSRDRRYIAETVYDMVRWWNLLASMDGMPFKLTEPKDFVRRWIYYEMWRNKENAVPYIAEKLPQYKNALESSDEIMRKINDSKKQPWEALSFPQWLYEKFVSNYGSEAQELMQSLNDPASVNIRTNRLKTDREKLQAQLKSEQIEAYIYEDLPDGLVLKERRNVFVTKAFNDGHFEVQDTASQRIAPLLDPKPGERIADVCAGAGGKTLHLAALMNNKGTLLAADVSERKLEELKIRARRAGVSNLRVQKFETTKDVKKHHDAFDGVLIDAPCSGTGVIRRNPDSKWKLSLEELERVKELQRKVLNDYSRLVKDGGRLVYATCSLLREENQQVVEEFLKTHENFEAVGEPLIRRPDFHEEDGFFAQILKRKFNN; this is encoded by the coding sequence ATGAATACTCTATGGCATCCCAGCTTAATACGTACGGTTGTAGAATCACTTCAACATATTTTTGTTGATCAGTTTTACGCCGATAAAGTTATAAATCACGCTTTTAAAGCAAATAGAAAATTAGGAAGTCGTGATCGTCGTTACATTGCTGAAACAGTTTATGATATGGTTCGTTGGTGGAATTTACTCGCAAGTATGGACGGCATGCCCTTTAAACTTACAGAACCCAAAGATTTTGTGCGACGTTGGATATATTATGAAATGTGGCGCAATAAAGAAAATGCTGTTCCCTATATAGCTGAAAAGTTACCTCAATATAAAAATGCATTAGAATCATCTGATGAAATTATGCGTAAAATTAATGATAGTAAAAAACAACCTTGGGAAGCACTTTCATTTCCTCAATGGCTGTATGAAAAATTTGTTTCAAATTATGGTTCTGAAGCACAAGAACTCATGCAGTCACTTAATGACCCCGCATCGGTGAATATTCGTACGAATCGTTTAAAAACTGACCGTGAAAAACTTCAAGCTCAGTTAAAAAGCGAGCAAATAGAAGCTTATATTTATGAAGATTTACCAGACGGATTAGTTTTAAAAGAAAGACGTAATGTATTTGTAACAAAAGCTTTTAATGACGGACATTTCGAAGTTCAAGACACAGCTTCACAGCGAATCGCACCTCTTTTAGACCCAAAGCCAGGAGAGCGAATTGCCGATGTCTGCGCAGGTGCAGGTGGTAAAACACTTCATTTAGCAGCACTGATGAATAACAAAGGTACACTTTTAGCTGCAGATGTTTCTGAACGAAAATTAGAAGAATTAAAAATCAGAGCACGTAGGGCTGGAGTTTCGAATTTACGTGTTCAAAAATTTGAAACTACTAAAGATGTTAAAAAACACCACGATGCATTTGATGGCGTGCTGATTGATGCTCCTTGTAGTGGGACGGGTGTTATACGTAGAAATCCTGATAGCAAATGGAAACTTTCTTTAGAAGAATTAGAGCGTGTTAAAGAACTACAGCGTAAAGTCTTAAATGATTACTCACGTCTTGTAAAAGATGGTGGAAGACTTGTCTATGCTACTTGCAGTTTATTACGAGAAGAAAACCAACAAGTTGTTGAAGAATTTTTAAAAACTCATGAAAACTTTGAAGCTGTTGGCGAACCTTTAATTCGAAGGCCTGATTTTCATGAAGAGGACGGGTTTTTCGCTCAAATTCTAAAAAGAAAATTTAATAATTAA
- the nrdR gene encoding transcriptional regulator NrdR gives MKCPYCSHQDDKVLDTRVQREGNFIRRRRECLNCHGRFSTQETVMEVFPLVIKKDGRREPFNKDKILNGIKTACQKRPVSLQQMQEVVERVAKWVVDHYDHEVLSKSIGEKLMKEMFKLDDVAYVRFASVYRQFKDIHEFMNELEVAKQKDDTPPFELTPPPQ, from the coding sequence ATGAAATGCCCATATTGCAGTCATCAAGATGATAAAGTTTTAGACACTCGTGTTCAACGTGAGGGAAATTTTATCCGACGTCGTCGTGAATGCCTAAATTGCCATGGACGCTTTTCTACTCAAGAAACAGTCATGGAGGTTTTTCCGCTGGTCATAAAAAAAGATGGCCGAAGAGAACCCTTTAATAAAGATAAAATTTTAAACGGAATTAAAACTGCCTGCCAAAAAAGACCCGTGAGTCTTCAACAAATGCAAGAGGTGGTGGAACGTGTTGCCAAATGGGTGGTTGATCATTACGACCATGAAGTTCTTTCAAAATCCATTGGCGAAAAATTGATGAAAGAAATGTTTAAACTAGATGATGTCGCCTATGTGCGCTTCGCTAGTGTTTACCGTCAATTTAAGGACATCCATGAATTCATGAATGAACTTGAAGTCGCTAAGCAAAAAGACGATACTCCGCCCTTTGAATTAACACCACCACCGCAGTAA
- the nusB gene encoding transcription antitermination factor NusB, translated as MGFRRRSREIALQILFQTEFTSHTPEQALALYLENFEADPETKEFAMRLVNGVGEHRQELDSIIQSHSQNWKVHRMAFVDKNILRIATFELKFLSSEIPTNVVIDEAIEIGKRFGSQETSSFVNGVLDNISKSLAG; from the coding sequence ATGGGTTTTAGACGTCGTTCGCGAGAGATCGCTCTTCAAATTTTGTTTCAAACTGAATTTACCTCTCATACTCCTGAGCAGGCATTGGCGCTTTATTTAGAAAATTTTGAAGCTGATCCAGAGACAAAAGAATTCGCCATGCGTTTAGTCAATGGTGTTGGTGAACACCGACAAGAGCTTGATAGTATAATTCAATCACATTCACAAAATTGGAAAGTTCACCGCATGGCGTTTGTTGATAAAAACATTCTACGAATTGCCACTTTTGAACTTAAATTTTTAAGCTCTGAAATCCCAACAAATGTTGTCATTGATGAGGCTATTGAAATCGGAAAACGTTTCGGCAGCCAAGAAACATCAAGCTTCGTCAATGGCGTCCTTGACAATATCTCTAAGAGTTTGGCAGGCTAA